The DNA window AAGCACTATGCGCTCGGCGTGCAGTTCGGTATCCAGGGCACTCCGGCGATCATTTTGCAAAACGGCATGATGATCCCGGGTTACCAGGGGCCAAAAGAGCTGGCCGCCATGCTGAATGCGCATCAGGCCGCCATGAAAACCGGTGGTTGATCGCCGGTGATAATCAAAACCCAATTACGCCGCCGTGAGGCGGTGGATGACAGCACGTTGCCCGCCAGCCTGCACCCGTTGCTGCGCCGCTTGTACGCGCTGCGCGGCGTGAAAGGTGAACAGGAACTGGAGCGCAGCGTTAAAGGCATGCTGCCGTGGCAGCAGTTGGACGGCATCGACGTTGCGATCGATCTGTTGCAACAGGCGCTGGCCGATCGCCGCCGCATTATGGTGGTGGGCGATTTTGACGCCGATGGCGCTACCAGCACGGCGCTGACAGTGCTGGCGCTGCGCAGCATGGGCGGCGGCGACGTTAACTACCTGGTGCCGAACCGTTTTGATGACGGCTACGGGCTAAGCCCGGAAGTGGTTGAACAGGCGCACGCACGCGGCGCCGAACTGATCGTCACCGTCGATAACGGCATTTCTTCCCATGCCGGGGTAGACGTGGCGCACGCCAAAGGGATGCAGGTGCTGGTGACCGATCACCACCTGCCGGGTGACACGCTGCCGGCGGCGGAGGCGATCATCAACCCGAACCTGCGCGGCTGCGCGTTCCCCTCGAAGGCGTTAGCCGGCGTTGGCGTGGCGTTTTATCTGATGCTGGCGCTGCGCACCCGGCTGCGCGACAGCGGCTGGTTTGAACAGCGCGGTTTGGCGATGCCGAACCTGGCAGATCTGCTCGATCTGGTGGCGCTGGGCACGGTGGCGGATGTGGTGCCGCTTGACGCCAATAACCGTATTCTGGTGTATCAGGGGCTGAACCGCATTCGCGCCGGCAAGTGCCGCCCCGGTATTCGGGCGCTGCTGGAAGTGGCGAACCGTGATGCGCGCCAACTGGTGGCAAGCGATTTGGGGTTTGCCCTTGGGCCGCGCCTGAATGCCGCCGGGCGGTTGGATGATATGTCGATCGGTGTGGCGCTGCTGTTAAGCGACGATATCGCACAAGCGAGGATGCTGGCCAACGATCTGGACGCGCTTAACCAGACGCGGCGCGAGATTGAGCAAGGTATGCAACTGGAAGCGCTGCAACTGTGCGATCAGCTGGAACGCAGCAGTACGGCGCTGCCTTACGGGCTGGCGATGTATCACCCGGAATGGCACCAGGGCGTGGTGGGGATTTTGGCTTCGCGCATTAAAGAGCGCTTCCACCGGCCGGTGATCGCGTTTGCCCCGGCGGGGGAAGGCATCCTGAAAGGCTCCGGGCGTTCGGTTGCCGGGCTGCACATGCGCGATGCGCTGGAGCGGCTGGATACGCTGCACCCGGGCCTGATGATGAAGTTCGGCGGCCACGCGATGGCGGCCGGGCTTTCGCTGGAAGCGGCGCGCTTTGACGAGTTCCGCCAGCGTTTTGGCGAACTGGTCGGGGAGTGGCTCGATCCGGCGCTGCTGGAAGGCGTTGTCTGGTCCGACGGCGAGCTGGG is part of the Gibbsiella quercinecans genome and encodes:
- the recJ gene encoding single-stranded-DNA-specific exonuclease RecJ; this translates as MIIKTQLRRREAVDDSTLPASLHPLLRRLYALRGVKGEQELERSVKGMLPWQQLDGIDVAIDLLQQALADRRRIMVVGDFDADGATSTALTVLALRSMGGGDVNYLVPNRFDDGYGLSPEVVEQAHARGAELIVTVDNGISSHAGVDVAHAKGMQVLVTDHHLPGDTLPAAEAIINPNLRGCAFPSKALAGVGVAFYLMLALRTRLRDSGWFEQRGLAMPNLADLLDLVALGTVADVVPLDANNRILVYQGLNRIRAGKCRPGIRALLEVANRDARQLVASDLGFALGPRLNAAGRLDDMSIGVALLLSDDIAQARMLANDLDALNQTRREIEQGMQLEALQLCDQLERSSTALPYGLAMYHPEWHQGVVGILASRIKERFHRPVIAFAPAGEGILKGSGRSVAGLHMRDALERLDTLHPGLMMKFGGHAMAAGLSLEAARFDEFRQRFGELVGEWLDPALLEGVVWSDGELGQQELTLEMAELLRSGGPWGQAFPEPTFDGRFRILQQRLVGEKHLKLMVEPLGGGPLLDGIAFNIDTSQWPDNSVREVELAYRLDVNEFRGNRNVQLLIQHLWPY